Proteins encoded together in one Temnothorax longispinosus isolate EJ_2023e chromosome 5, Tlon_JGU_v1, whole genome shotgun sequence window:
- the LOC139813788 gene encoding uncharacterized protein translates to MSKVQNVSTTSGLTRAANKISTKLSKKEFSVRKSSRPEMHKKEEPSDVLPSDIHEYDIKLLLKEIKSIQYDQRELIKVVKEMRTILMHTTATETVPISVSFERKYLLQLPFTTHKQFIEFDTKLSEDAQCRSAFIQALSRKFDDKKSLTKNITAILKRYLSRDIALLYNAQKKVDEKFIFKDTQFSACLLDIIDDKIDKQLIPPVSDREYLVHLGAVLSNVKDWGVPRAHQRSTKRNSADDNA, encoded by the exons ATGTCGAAAGTGCAGAATGTATCCACGACTTCGGGTCTCACACGAGCagcaaacaaaatttctaCAAAACTGTCGAAGAAAGAATTTTCTGTGAGGAAGTCTTCAAGACCTGAAATGCACAAAAAAGAAGAACCATCTGACGTGTTGCCTTCGGATATCCACGAGTATG ATATAAAGTTACTGCTgaaggaaataaaaagtattcaaTATGATCAACGAGAATTGATCAAAGTAGTAAAGGAAATGCGAACGATCCTTATGCACACTACAGCAACAGAAACGGTGCCTATAAGTGTGTCTTTCGAAAGGAAGTATTTATTACAACTTCCGTTCACGACTCATAAACAGTTCATAGAATTCGACACGAAGCTCTCAGAAGATGCACAGTGCCGATCAGCATTC ATACAAGCATTGTCGCGAAAGTTTGATGACAAAAAATCATTAACAAAAAACATAACCgctatattaaaaagatacttGTCCCGCGATATCGCGTTGTTGTACAACGCTCAAAAAAAAGTCGatgaaaagtttatatttaaagatacaCAGTTTTCTGCTTGTTTACTAG ACATCATTGACGACAAAATTGATAAGCAGCTTATACCTCCGGTATCCGACAGAGAATATCTGGTGCACCTAGGAGCAGTCCTATCTAACGTGAAGGATTGGGGGGTGCCACGAGCCCATCAACGTTCGACAAAACGAAATTCAGCGGATGATAATGCGTGA